A region from the Nitrospira sp. genome encodes:
- a CDS encoding sodium:solute symporter family protein has protein sequence MVLWFVILYLILSVGIGLFAATRVRNSKDFAVAGRSLPLAIVIATVFATWFGAEAVLGISATFVKEGLRGVVADPFGSSMCLMLAGLFFAPRLYRLNMLTVGDYYRYRYNRTIEVLCTLCIVASYLGWVAAQFKVLGLVLNVVTEGMISQSVGIVIGAAIVLTYTTFGGMFSVAILDFVQISVIMGGLLYIASIVGEMAGGVPAVISHAAAAGKLDLFPPPTVAAWIPFIGAWMTMMLGSIPQQDVFQRITSAKNEQTAVRGSLLGAILYFAFCFVPMFLAYAATLIDPAKFGALLEQDSQLILPTLILEHTPLLAQVIFFGAVLSAVMSCSSATLLAPSVALSENVIRPMCAPVNDAEFLRLMRVVLLVFASVVLTIALWSEATIYTLVVSTYKVTLVAAFIPLVAGLYWKKATTQGALVAIISGLTSWLVGELFYQPTDVWPPQLIGFLMAGIGMLVGSLWPLQASEPKRPTEK, from the coding sequence GTGGTCCTCTGGTTCGTCATTCTCTATCTCATCCTGTCGGTCGGTATCGGACTTTTCGCCGCGACTCGTGTACGGAATTCAAAGGACTTTGCCGTCGCCGGAAGGTCCCTCCCACTTGCCATCGTGATAGCCACGGTATTCGCCACCTGGTTCGGCGCTGAGGCCGTCCTTGGCATCTCGGCGACCTTTGTGAAAGAAGGTCTGCGAGGCGTCGTGGCCGACCCCTTCGGATCGAGCATGTGCCTGATGCTTGCCGGACTGTTTTTCGCGCCACGATTGTACCGACTCAACATGCTGACGGTGGGCGATTACTACCGGTATCGCTATAACCGCACCATCGAGGTTCTCTGCACGCTCTGCATCGTCGCCTCGTATCTCGGTTGGGTTGCCGCCCAATTCAAAGTGCTCGGTCTGGTGCTCAATGTCGTGACGGAGGGGATGATCAGTCAGTCGGTGGGCATCGTGATCGGCGCCGCCATTGTGCTGACCTATACGACGTTCGGAGGCATGTTCTCAGTCGCGATTCTCGATTTTGTACAGATTTCGGTGATCATGGGAGGACTGCTCTATATCGCCTCAATCGTCGGGGAGATGGCCGGCGGAGTTCCTGCCGTCATCTCACACGCGGCCGCAGCCGGGAAATTGGACTTGTTTCCACCGCCCACCGTTGCGGCATGGATTCCCTTTATCGGAGCATGGATGACCATGATGCTCGGGTCGATCCCACAGCAAGATGTGTTCCAACGGATTACCTCTGCGAAGAACGAACAGACAGCTGTCAGGGGTTCGTTACTGGGGGCAATACTCTATTTTGCGTTCTGTTTTGTCCCGATGTTTCTTGCGTACGCCGCGACACTGATTGATCCAGCCAAGTTTGGAGCGCTGTTGGAGCAGGATTCCCAGCTCATTTTGCCGACACTTATCCTGGAGCACACACCGCTCCTGGCACAGGTTATCTTTTTTGGAGCGGTGCTGTCTGCGGTGATGAGTTGTTCCAGTGCCACTCTACTCGCTCCGTCGGTCGCGTTGAGTGAGAACGTCATTCGGCCGATGTGCGCACCTGTCAATGATGCGGAGTTCCTCCGTTTGATGCGAGTGGTCCTGCTGGTATTTGCTTCGGTGGTGTTGACCATCGCATTGTGGTCGGAAGCCACCATCTATACGCTCGTGGTGAGTACCTATAAGGTGACTCTTGTGGCGGCCTTTATTCCGTTGGTCGCAGGGCTCTATTGGAAGAAGGCCACAACACAAGGAGCGCTGGTCGCCATTATCTCCGGCCTGACGAGCTGGTTGGTGGGGGAATTATTCTATCAGCCAACCGATGTCTGGCCACCTCAACTCATTGGGTTTCTGATGGCTGGAATCGGTATGCTGGTAGGGTCGTTATGGCCGTTACAAGCCTCAGAACCTAAAAGGCCAACGGAGAAGTAA